The proteins below come from a single Cylindrospermopsis raciborskii Cr2010 genomic window:
- a CDS encoding phosphate-starvation-inducible PsiE family protein, with amino-acid sequence MKRFFRQLKTFTSDDNFMHLIENIVVIVSKVLSILMVVVILVAIADLTVFLLKELFDAPYGKFNTILFKIFGLFLNILIALEILENITAYLQKHVFQVELVIITSLIAVARKIIILDLEKVTGIDIIGLGIAILALSISYLIIQSRRKS; translated from the coding sequence ATGAAAAGGTTTTTTAGGCAACTTAAAACTTTCACCAGTGATGATAATTTCATGCACTTGATTGAAAATATTGTGGTGATAGTTTCTAAGGTTCTTTCTATTTTAATGGTGGTGGTAATCCTTGTGGCCATTGCGGACTTAACAGTTTTTCTGCTTAAAGAGTTATTTGATGCTCCCTATGGCAAGTTTAATACTATTTTGTTTAAGATATTTGGTTTGTTTTTAAATATTCTCATTGCTTTAGAAATTTTAGAAAATATTACGGCCTACCTACAAAAGCATGTTTTTCAAGTAGAATTAGTGATTATTACTTCTTTAATTGCTGTTGCTAGAAAAATCATTATCTTAGACTTGGAAAAAGTGACAGGAATTGATATCATTGGGTTGGGGATTGCTATACTAGCTCTATCTATTAGCTATCTAATTATCCAAAGTCGTCGTAAAAGTTAG